The genomic interval AAGTTGGTGAGTGGATTTCTTTTTCCATCTCAAGTCCTTGATTTCCTTccaataaaaggaaaagaaattccAAAATCCAAGTTCCAAAATCCCCCAAACTCCACCAGGAAAAGTATTTttctctatctctctctctcattttttgtttttttgccTACAAAGTACATGGACCATTGCCGCACTATCTAGGATTGCCACGTACACATTTGACAATTCCAGTTGGCCAAAGACATGAGAGAGAGTTGCTGTCTTGCTCATAAAACACACgtgcataaaataaaataggaaCCTGCCCTAATTTTGTTTGCTGCCCACTCGGCAGAGtcaaaaaagcaaaaatcattcgctctctctctctctgttttGTTCCAGCATAAGTCCACTGCTCTATTAATCTATAAGCCTACTTCTCCATCTTTCCAACACATTCCATCTCTGTATCAGCCACTAGCCTTTTGCCTGCTGCTTAATGATTTTCTTGAAAgataaatcaaattctaagcTATCTTGTTTCTTTCCATTCACTTTTCTTCACTGAATATTCAGCACATGTACTTGCTTTCCTACTTTTTATTTATGGCAATGAGCTAATCAACTCCATCACGGCGCCGAAATTGCTTCCCTCCAATCCTTATATAAACCCCTTCAGTCCCTCTCTTCTTTTCACCATCAGCGAAGCTATATAAGCAGACAAGCTCTGCTTTCTTCTAACACTCTCTatccttctctttttctggtttttcgTTTGTTTTTAGGGTCTGGGTTgttcaagaaagaaaacccTGAAATTATATAAACAGAAGAAGAGAATGAATTGTCTCCAGAGTTGGCCTGAGCCGGTGGTTCGAGTTCAGTCTCTGTCTGACAGTGGGATACGTGCCATTCCAGAGCGATACATCAAGCCGCTAACCGACAGGCCTGGCCTGAAAACATGTTCCAAAATCGAAGAACATGTTGACATTCCTGTCGTTGATCTCCAGAACCTGTTCGGGAAAGACCTAGCCCTGCGGGAGGAGACCTTGAGATGCATCTCCAGCACGTGCCGGGACTGGGGTTTCTTCCAGGCGGTTAACCATGGGGTTAGCCACGAGCTGATGAGGCGCATCCGAGAGGTGTGGCGTCGATTCTTCAGCCTGCCGCTTGAAGTGAAGCAAGGGTATGCCAACGAGCCAAGTACCTATGAAGGGTACGGCAGTCGCTTGGGAGTAGAGAAAGGAGCGATTCTGGATTGGAGCGATTACTTTtttcttcacttcatgccgGTTTCGTTGAGGAATCAAAGCAAGTGGCCTGCACAACCGTCATCTTGCAGGTCTGCACCCCCTGCCTGCctcattgtttattttatctttttacaaAACGTGATACCATGATGTTTTATTTACGttgatgttttctttttgttcctgTCTCTCTGCACGAAAAGatattctttctcttttcttacATCTGCCAAGAGAACAAAAACTAGGACAGTGGGATTCGGTCAACTGACCAATAATCTTAGATTTGGCCAGGGTTGCCACTGATGTCTCACGATATAAACACCCCCATATTGACTGAGCTTAATTGATCAACTTTGATCTCCTCTTTTGAAGGCAATAATTGAAGAAGACAAAAATTCTAAGGGTAGGGAAACGATTTCATGAAGTCAAAATGGAATGATTAAAAAGCAAATCCATATCCAAATTGCACGGCCTGCATCGATCCAATGGAGATGGTTTTGACCCTCGAATCTTTCCTAACCTTACCAAAAGTTAATTAGTTGCAACTTCACATGCAAAGGAGTGTTGGTCGTTTTCAAGTTTGCTTACAATTCACAAcagaaaaaggaaggaaaaagaaagaaattcagGTTAAAATATTAATCCCCGACCAAAATAGTAGACCCAActttgttgaaaatgaaaagggtATTTGTTTTCTACTGTTTTATGTAACATGTACGAATGGAGAGAGCTTTAACCTTAAACATGCAGGGAACTGGTAGCAGAATTTACTAATCATTAGCTGTTCACATCTGGATGCAGGGAACTGGTAGCAGAATATGGTGCTGAAGTTGTAAAACTGTGTGGAAGGCTGCTGAAGGCAATGTCAACAAATCTTGGACTGCCAGAAGATTACCTGCAGAAAGCCTTCGGTGGAGAAGACATCGGTGCCTGTTTAAGGGTCAACTTCTATCCAAAGTGTCCTCAGCCTGACCTTACCCTAGGTCTTTCCTCACACTCAGACCCTGGTGCCATGACCATTCTCCTCCCTGATCACGACGTAGCTGGACTCCAAGTTCGTAAGAATGGCAAGTGGATCA from Theobroma cacao cultivar B97-61/B2 chromosome 5, Criollo_cocoa_genome_V2, whole genome shotgun sequence carries:
- the LOC18597535 gene encoding leucoanthocyanidin dioxygenase, which produces MNCLQSWPEPVVRVQSLSDSGIRAIPERYIKPLTDRPGLKTCSKIEEHVDIPVVDLQNLFGKDLALREETLRCISSTCRDWGFFQAVNHGVSHELMRRIREVWRRFFSLPLEVKQGYANEPSTYEGYGSRLGVEKGAILDWSDYFFLHFMPVSLRNQSKWPAQPSSCRELVAEYGAEVVKLCGRLLKAMSTNLGLPEDYLQKAFGGEDIGACLRVNFYPKCPQPDLTLGLSSHSDPGAMTILLPDHDVAGLQVRKNGKWITVKPVPNAFIVNVGDQLQVLSNGIYKSVEHRVIVNSAKDRVSLAFFYNPKSDLLIEPAKELVSKDRPALYNPMTFDEYRLYIRTKGPCGKAQVESLKSNR